In the Arthrobacter sp. 31Y genome, one interval contains:
- a CDS encoding acetyltransferase has protein sequence MTELLLIAASGLAREVLAMVRSSGPFDVVGILDDDEDKLGRVVDGAHVLGPVREAMNYPHALLLICIGSGTGRESVVMRLRALGLAEDRYATAIDPSVYVPEGCVIGRGSIILAHVSITASVTIGNHVVAMPGVTFTHDDVIGDYATLASGVSLGGNVRVGRAAYLGMNASVRERLSIGAKATVGMGAAVLADVPEDETWAGVPARVIRRGNSPELEGVL, from the coding sequence ATGACCGAGCTACTGCTTATTGCTGCAAGCGGCCTGGCCCGGGAGGTACTTGCCATGGTCCGCAGCAGCGGGCCCTTCGACGTCGTAGGAATCCTTGACGACGACGAAGACAAACTCGGACGCGTCGTGGACGGGGCCCACGTCCTGGGTCCGGTCCGTGAGGCCATGAATTACCCCCACGCCTTACTGCTGATCTGCATAGGATCAGGGACCGGCCGGGAAAGCGTCGTCATGAGGCTTCGTGCCTTGGGACTTGCTGAGGACCGTTACGCCACGGCGATCGATCCTTCGGTGTACGTTCCCGAGGGTTGCGTGATTGGCCGCGGAAGCATCATCCTCGCCCACGTCAGCATTACAGCGTCCGTGACCATCGGCAATCATGTTGTCGCCATGCCGGGGGTCACTTTCACCCACGATGACGTGATCGGCGACTACGCCACGTTGGCCTCCGGCGTATCCCTGGGAGGCAACGTCCGCGTTGGCAGGGCCGCCTACCTCGGAATGAACGCCAGTGTCCGCGAGCGCTTGAGCATTGGCGCGAAAGCGACCGTCGGCATGGGGGCCGCTGTCTTGGCTGATGTTCCTGAGGATGAAACCTGGGCAGGTGTGCCTGCCAGGGTGATCCGGCGGGGAAACAGTCCGGAACTGGAGGGTGTCCTGTGA
- a CDS encoding NAD-dependent epimerase/dehydratase family protein: MKGLPGARVLVTGGAGTIGSTLVDQLLDAGAAHIDVLDNLVRGRRANLDEALDTERVQLVEGDLRDRDLVHDLTQGKDLVFHQAAIRITQCAEEPRLALEVLVDGTFNVYEAAAAHKVERLISASSASVYGMAEEFPTKESHHHHNNDTFYGAAKSFNEGMARSFHAMSGLDYVLLRYFNVYGPRMDVHGLYTEVLVRWMERIVDGRPPLIFGSGQQTMDFIHTADVARANVLAAVSNVREGVYNVASGTETSLAELAQTLLKVMDSPLHLEHGPERAVNGVARRLADVTAAREDLGFEAAVGLEDGLRSLVSWWSPLREEIAASRPAAPAVGAR; the protein is encoded by the coding sequence ATGAAAGGGCTGCCAGGGGCACGCGTTCTGGTGACCGGAGGCGCCGGGACCATCGGATCGACGCTGGTTGACCAACTGCTCGACGCCGGTGCGGCGCACATAGACGTTCTGGATAACCTCGTCCGGGGCCGCCGCGCAAACCTGGACGAAGCCCTCGACACTGAAAGGGTGCAGCTGGTCGAAGGCGACCTGCGTGACCGCGACCTCGTCCACGACCTCACCCAGGGCAAGGACCTGGTCTTCCATCAGGCGGCCATCCGCATCACTCAATGCGCGGAAGAGCCCCGGCTGGCCCTTGAAGTACTGGTGGATGGGACTTTCAATGTCTACGAGGCTGCCGCAGCTCACAAAGTGGAGAGGCTCATCTCAGCATCAAGTGCCTCCGTTTATGGCATGGCCGAGGAATTTCCCACCAAGGAAAGCCACCACCATCACAACAACGACACCTTCTACGGTGCGGCAAAGTCCTTCAACGAAGGTATGGCGAGGAGCTTCCACGCAATGTCAGGGCTGGACTACGTCCTGCTGAGGTACTTCAACGTTTACGGTCCCCGCATGGACGTGCACGGCCTCTACACCGAGGTCCTGGTCCGCTGGATGGAGCGGATAGTTGATGGCCGGCCCCCGCTCATTTTCGGCAGCGGACAGCAGACCATGGACTTCATCCATACCGCGGATGTTGCCAGGGCCAATGTCCTCGCTGCCGTCAGCAATGTACGCGAAGGCGTCTATAACGTGGCCAGTGGTACCGAAACCAGCCTCGCCGAACTGGCACAGACACTGCTCAAGGTCATGGACTCACCTCTTCACCTGGAACACGGCCCGGAACGGGCCGTAAACGGCGTTGCCAGGCGCCTGGCGGATGTCACCGCGGCCCGCGAAGACCTGGGGTTTGAGGCCGCCGTAGGTTTGGAAGACGGGTTGCGCTCGCTGGTCTCCTGGTGGAGTCCGCTTCGGGAAGAGATCGCTGCAAGCCGCCCGGCAGCTCCGGCAGTTGGTGCGCGATGA
- a CDS encoding Gfo/Idh/MocA family protein encodes MTIRTIPSGQLNGHGLLPKLRIAVVGAGYWGPNLARNLKASPDWDLVAICDLDVERGLKLAESVGGVAVVESLDELLDTYNLDAIAVATPAHTHHGVVMTALRAGKHVLVEKPLADSRAKGLEMVEEAKARRLVLMADHTYCFTPAVLKIQELVASGALGDILYVDSVRINLGLVQPDVNVFWDLAPHDLSILDFVLPGGLHPTEISAHGADPLGTGRDCVGHLTFGLPNDAMVHIHVNWLSPTKIRQMIIGGSKRTLVWDDLNPQQRLSVYDRGVSLEHQPRSAADKRTSAISYRLGDTWSPALQEREPLGQVVSELASSIRNGTTPRTSGESGLRVLSVLEAVTRSLGTDGQSTIVAGNEVSLQVAR; translated from the coding sequence ATGACCATACGAACTATTCCATCAGGACAACTGAACGGCCACGGACTACTGCCCAAGCTCCGCATCGCTGTGGTGGGAGCCGGATATTGGGGCCCCAACCTTGCCCGGAACCTCAAAGCCAGCCCGGACTGGGATCTCGTTGCCATCTGCGACCTCGACGTCGAGCGGGGCCTGAAACTTGCCGAGTCAGTTGGCGGGGTGGCCGTCGTCGAATCCCTGGACGAGCTTCTGGATACCTACAATCTGGACGCCATAGCAGTCGCGACTCCGGCCCATACCCACCATGGGGTGGTGATGACGGCCTTGCGGGCAGGCAAACACGTCCTGGTGGAGAAACCGTTGGCTGACAGCCGCGCCAAAGGCCTGGAGATGGTGGAAGAGGCAAAGGCCAGGCGATTGGTCCTCATGGCGGACCATACTTACTGCTTCACTCCAGCAGTCCTCAAGATCCAGGAATTGGTGGCGAGCGGCGCACTGGGCGATATTCTTTATGTCGACTCCGTCCGCATCAACCTCGGCCTCGTCCAACCGGACGTCAACGTTTTTTGGGACCTCGCCCCGCATGACCTGTCCATCCTGGACTTCGTCCTGCCCGGCGGCCTGCACCCGACAGAAATATCCGCCCACGGCGCTGATCCCTTGGGAACCGGCAGGGACTGCGTTGGACACCTCACCTTCGGCCTGCCCAACGACGCCATGGTCCACATTCACGTGAACTGGCTCAGCCCCACCAAAATCAGGCAAATGATCATCGGCGGATCCAAGAGGACCTTGGTGTGGGACGACCTGAATCCCCAGCAGCGCCTGAGCGTGTACGACCGCGGCGTAAGCCTGGAGCATCAGCCCCGCTCAGCCGCCGACAAGCGGACCTCGGCCATCTCCTACCGGCTGGGGGACACGTGGTCCCCGGCCCTGCAGGAACGGGAGCCACTAGGCCAGGTGGTCAGCGAACTTGCCTCCTCAATCCGCAACGGGACAACGCCGCGGACCAGCGGTGAATCCGGTCTCCGGGTCTTGTCCGTCCTCGAAGCCGTCACCCGAAGCCTGGGTACTGACGGACAGTCCACCATTGTCGCCGGGAATGAAGTCTCTCTCCAGGTTGCACGATGA
- a CDS encoding M20/M25/M40 family metallo-hydrolase, giving the protein MSVIRPEDEVVRICQELIRIDSSNFGDDTGPGERAAAEYTAGLITEVGLEAEIFESAPGRANVVTRMAGEDPSADALVVHGHLDVVPALKDQWSVDPFSGELKDGLVWGRGAVDMKDMDAMILSVMRNFARTGRKPKRDIIFAFFADEEAGGTYGARYAVEHRRELFDGATEAISEVGGFSATIGGQRTYLLQTAEKGLSWLRLVAHGRAGHGSQINTDNAVTRLAAAVTRIGEHKWPVELTPTTRQFLDGVTELTGVEFDADNPDILLKELGTVARFVGATLQNTSNPTFLRSGYKHNVIPESAEAFVDCRTLPGQQELVFETIKELAGDGIEISYVNKDVSLEVPFAGNLVDSMIDALHSEDPGAKVLPYTLSGGTDNKSLSKIGITGYGFAPLMLPDELDFTGMFHGVDERVPAESLQFGARVLNTLLSNY; this is encoded by the coding sequence ATGTCTGTCATCCGCCCTGAAGACGAAGTTGTCCGGATCTGCCAGGAGCTCATCCGGATCGACTCCTCAAACTTTGGCGACGACACCGGCCCGGGGGAGCGGGCAGCAGCAGAGTACACAGCCGGGCTGATCACCGAAGTCGGACTCGAAGCTGAGATTTTCGAGTCCGCCCCGGGCCGCGCGAACGTGGTGACCCGTATGGCCGGGGAGGATCCCTCAGCCGACGCGTTGGTGGTTCACGGGCACTTGGACGTTGTTCCTGCCCTCAAGGACCAATGGAGCGTGGATCCCTTCAGCGGCGAGCTGAAAGACGGCCTGGTCTGGGGTCGCGGCGCCGTGGATATGAAGGACATGGACGCCATGATCCTCTCAGTCATGCGCAACTTCGCCAGGACGGGGCGTAAGCCCAAGCGCGACATCATTTTTGCTTTCTTCGCCGACGAAGAGGCTGGCGGCACCTATGGTGCGCGTTACGCCGTCGAACACCGACGTGAACTTTTCGACGGCGCTACCGAAGCGATCTCGGAAGTGGGAGGCTTCTCAGCCACTATCGGTGGTCAGCGGACCTACCTGCTGCAGACCGCCGAGAAGGGATTGTCATGGTTGCGTTTGGTTGCGCATGGGCGGGCTGGCCACGGCTCACAGATCAATACTGACAACGCTGTTACCCGGTTGGCAGCAGCCGTTACCCGGATCGGGGAACACAAATGGCCTGTGGAACTGACGCCCACCACCCGACAGTTCCTGGACGGCGTCACTGAACTGACCGGCGTCGAGTTTGACGCCGACAACCCGGACATCCTTCTGAAAGAGCTTGGCACTGTAGCCCGGTTCGTCGGTGCCACACTGCAGAACACCTCCAACCCCACGTTCCTGCGCTCGGGCTACAAGCACAACGTCATTCCGGAGTCAGCGGAGGCGTTCGTTGACTGCCGCACGCTTCCTGGCCAGCAGGAGCTGGTCTTTGAGACCATCAAGGAACTCGCCGGCGACGGCATCGAGATCAGCTACGTCAACAAGGATGTGTCCTTGGAAGTGCCTTTCGCGGGAAACCTGGTGGATTCCATGATCGATGCACTGCACTCCGAAGATCCGGGCGCGAAAGTCCTTCCCTACACACTGTCGGGCGGCACCGACAATAAGTCGTTGAGCAAGATCGGGATCACCGGCTACGGTTTCGCCCCCCTGATGCTGCCCGATGAGCTCGACTTCACAGGGATGTTCCACGGCGTTGACGAGCGTGTACCGGCCGAGTCCCTCCAGTTCGGCGCCCGGGTCCTGAACACCCTGCTCAGCAACTACTAA
- a CDS encoding DUF5703 family protein, giving the protein MREQFPGSSVERQRDYARQYEYLVLTVAPDDSLPEARRRLAEHSEYGKWELERSVLYLGGGRRFWLRRKVYSVQRTV; this is encoded by the coding sequence ATGAGAGAACAATTTCCGGGCAGCTCCGTTGAGCGCCAAAGAGACTATGCACGTCAGTACGAGTACCTCGTTCTGACGGTGGCCCCTGACGATTCGTTGCCGGAAGCCCGGCGCCGGCTCGCCGAACATTCCGAGTACGGCAAGTGGGAACTCGAGCGAAGTGTGCTCTACCTTGGAGGCGGGCGGCGCTTCTGGCTGCGCCGTAAAGTTTATTCCGTCCAGCGGACCGTCTGA
- a CDS encoding glycosyltransferase family 2 protein, with translation MNRPGVTVVIPCYNYGRYLPEAVNSALSQEKVDVDVIVVDDASTDGSAAIAWGLAAADPRISVVHHGQNQGHIATYNDGLSRAKGRYVTLLSADDVIAPGALGRAVALMEANPRVGMVYGLPKDFVDQPPPVALGGRTTWTVWEGSRWIALACARGRNFILSPEVVMRTETVLSVGAYSASLPHSGDLEYWLRAAASWDVGRINGPVQAFYRVHGNNMHQIEFAAAAVDLQHRLEAFRVLEDSRFPITPEKRVRQLLRAKGALSKEASHLGAREVIRGGSLETAVELRKFIECLQDVPGNVHRANALQARITRVSRGGRPGPAQSAAEYVRSQLERVRWRLWALTGIS, from the coding sequence GTGAACAGGCCGGGCGTGACGGTGGTCATTCCCTGCTACAACTACGGCCGGTACTTGCCGGAGGCTGTAAACAGTGCACTGTCGCAGGAGAAGGTGGACGTGGACGTCATCGTGGTCGATGACGCGTCCACGGATGGCAGCGCAGCGATTGCGTGGGGGCTTGCGGCGGCGGATCCGCGGATCTCGGTGGTCCATCACGGGCAGAACCAGGGGCATATAGCCACCTACAATGACGGGCTTTCACGGGCAAAGGGCCGTTACGTGACGTTGCTCTCTGCCGATGATGTGATCGCTCCAGGTGCGTTGGGCCGTGCTGTGGCCTTGATGGAGGCTAACCCGAGGGTGGGGATGGTTTATGGGTTGCCGAAGGACTTCGTGGATCAGCCTCCGCCTGTTGCCTTGGGTGGGCGCACCACGTGGACGGTATGGGAGGGCAGCCGGTGGATCGCGCTGGCTTGTGCCCGTGGACGGAACTTCATTCTTTCCCCCGAGGTGGTGATGCGGACCGAGACGGTATTGAGCGTTGGTGCTTACAGTGCTTCGCTGCCACATTCGGGGGATTTGGAGTATTGGTTGCGTGCGGCTGCTTCCTGGGATGTCGGGCGGATCAACGGGCCTGTGCAGGCTTTCTACCGGGTTCATGGGAACAACATGCACCAAATTGAGTTCGCTGCGGCGGCGGTGGACCTCCAGCATCGGCTTGAGGCTTTCCGTGTTCTTGAAGATTCCCGGTTTCCGATTACCCCTGAAAAGCGGGTACGCCAGTTGCTGCGGGCCAAGGGTGCGCTCAGCAAGGAAGCCTCGCATCTGGGGGCCAGGGAAGTCATTCGTGGCGGCTCGTTGGAGACGGCCGTTGAATTGCGCAAGTTCATTGAGTGTTTGCAGGATGTGCCCGGGAATGTCCATAGGGCGAATGCGCTGCAGGCCAGGATCACCCGTGTCTCACGTGGCGGCAGACCCGGGCCGGCACAGTCTGCCGCCGAGTACGTGCGGAGCCAGCTTGAGCGCGTCCGCTGGCGTTTGTGGGCCCTGACAGGAATTTCATGA
- a CDS encoding DegT/DnrJ/EryC1/StrS family aminotransferase: protein MTISETWMGRIDVMKPWLGEEEAQALAEVIASGWVAQGPKVREFENAFAATQHAGFAVATSSCTSALHLALVVAGVQAGDDVVVPSFSFIATANAAAYVGARPVFADVDLHTGCVTAATIKAALTPATRAVIAVDQGGVPVDLEPIRALCDPLGIMVVEDAACAIGSRYRGQPVGSNAELAAWSFHPRKILTTGEGGMLTTARQDFGDRARRLREHAMSVSAADRHASLLAPSEEYLEIGFNYRMTDLQAAVGIVQLGRLEAAVRRRREIATTYASAFAGVEGLRLVGDPEYGMGNFQSCWLEVGPTFPLGREGLMEHLASDGISARRGIMAAHRQPAYAGADTGAAELGVTEWLSDHTLILPLYHELALHDQVRVIDSVLRAAGQP, encoded by the coding sequence ATGACCATCTCCGAAACCTGGATGGGCCGCATCGATGTCATGAAGCCTTGGCTTGGCGAAGAAGAGGCACAAGCGCTTGCTGAAGTGATCGCGTCCGGTTGGGTAGCCCAGGGTCCGAAGGTACGGGAATTCGAGAACGCCTTCGCGGCCACTCAACATGCTGGATTCGCTGTCGCAACCTCGAGCTGCACCTCGGCATTGCACCTGGCGCTCGTTGTGGCCGGCGTCCAAGCCGGCGATGACGTCGTGGTGCCGTCCTTCTCGTTCATTGCTACCGCAAATGCAGCTGCCTACGTGGGCGCGCGGCCGGTTTTCGCCGACGTCGATCTTCATACAGGCTGCGTGACGGCTGCAACCATCAAGGCTGCCCTGACTCCCGCTACCCGGGCAGTCATTGCTGTTGACCAGGGCGGAGTCCCGGTTGACCTGGAACCCATCCGGGCTCTCTGCGATCCTCTCGGGATCATGGTGGTGGAGGACGCAGCATGCGCTATCGGTTCCAGGTACCGCGGACAACCGGTGGGTTCGAACGCTGAGCTGGCTGCGTGGTCCTTCCACCCACGCAAAATCCTGACCACCGGAGAGGGTGGCATGCTCACCACTGCGCGTCAGGACTTCGGTGACAGGGCACGGCGGCTCCGCGAACACGCAATGAGCGTTTCGGCCGCTGACCGGCACGCCAGCCTGCTCGCACCCTCGGAGGAGTACCTCGAAATCGGGTTCAACTACCGCATGACCGATCTTCAGGCCGCCGTCGGAATCGTCCAGCTGGGCCGCCTCGAAGCGGCTGTACGGCGGCGGCGCGAGATCGCCACAACCTACGCAAGCGCCTTTGCCGGCGTCGAGGGTCTCCGTCTGGTAGGCGATCCGGAGTACGGCATGGGCAACTTCCAGTCGTGCTGGCTGGAGGTGGGTCCGACGTTCCCCCTGGGACGTGAGGGTCTCATGGAACATTTGGCCTCGGACGGTATCTCTGCCCGTCGCGGAATCATGGCGGCGCACCGGCAACCCGCGTATGCCGGCGCGGACACGGGAGCCGCTGAGCTGGGAGTCACTGAATGGTTGTCGGATCACACACTCATCCTCCCGCTGTACCACGAGCTGGCGCTGCACGATCAAGTCCGCGTGATCGACTCCGTGCTGCGCGCCGCGGGACAGCCATGA
- a CDS encoding sugar transferase — translation MVKVPVLRTGKVAAPRGADHASAQSVFPARTAIVDVNPPASPWIDKSVAAQRADKAGLAAPRSEVTLDFVPPVTRKTSRIAPARRGGSDWTHSLTNSLRMTDTALVAAAVFAGFVLNTDGLSLSAESPGYTRHLVMGLILGLLWLGSLEVYRTRDPKVLGVGPEEYKRVLSASFRVFGFLGIVAVVFQLDAVSSFVLVSLPLGLVALTGSRWSFRRWLSHEKSRGRCLSRAIVVGEPQDVRYVIKQINRKSGTAYDILGACLPGARRGAVLKVDHLRVPVLSSIYGIAETVRHTGANAVIVAGPVPGGNQFIQELGWRLEENAAELVLAAALTNVAGPRIHWRPVEGLPLMHVDIPHYSGGKHTLKRLMDLTVSASALLILSPILLLLAAIVHYDSTGPVLFRQERVGKRGTTFHMLKFRSMVVDAESRLEELNTQDEGAGVLFKIRGDPRITRCGRWMRKYSLDELPQFWNVLVGNMSLVGPRPPLAREVSGYERNTHRRLLIKPGITGLWQINGRSDLPWDEAVRLDLYYVENWSIAGDLMIMWRTFRAMIQPTGAY, via the coding sequence ATGGTGAAAGTTCCAGTGTTGCGTACGGGCAAGGTAGCGGCACCCCGCGGTGCGGACCATGCCTCAGCGCAGTCAGTCTTTCCTGCAAGAACTGCCATCGTCGACGTCAATCCGCCGGCGTCTCCCTGGATTGACAAGTCCGTTGCTGCACAACGGGCTGATAAGGCGGGACTGGCGGCGCCAAGATCCGAGGTAACCCTTGACTTCGTGCCGCCAGTCACCCGCAAGACTTCGCGGATCGCGCCCGCCCGACGCGGCGGCTCCGACTGGACGCACTCACTCACCAACAGTCTCCGCATGACGGACACTGCCTTGGTCGCCGCAGCAGTATTCGCCGGTTTTGTCCTTAACACCGACGGACTGTCCTTATCTGCCGAAAGCCCTGGTTACACACGCCACTTGGTAATGGGTTTGATACTTGGGCTCCTCTGGTTGGGGTCATTGGAGGTCTACCGCACCCGCGATCCTAAAGTCCTCGGCGTTGGGCCGGAAGAGTACAAGCGCGTCTTGTCAGCCAGTTTCCGGGTCTTTGGCTTCCTGGGCATTGTGGCCGTGGTGTTTCAGCTTGATGCCGTCAGTTCATTCGTCCTCGTTTCCCTGCCACTTGGCTTGGTGGCGCTGACCGGCAGCCGGTGGAGTTTCCGCCGGTGGTTGAGCCATGAAAAGTCACGTGGCCGTTGTCTTTCGCGCGCGATCGTGGTGGGTGAACCCCAAGACGTCCGGTACGTCATCAAACAGATCAATCGAAAGTCCGGCACCGCCTACGACATCCTGGGAGCATGCCTCCCTGGCGCCCGGCGTGGTGCAGTCCTGAAAGTGGACCACCTTCGCGTTCCTGTCCTGTCATCGATCTACGGCATTGCCGAGACCGTCCGGCATACGGGAGCCAACGCAGTCATTGTGGCCGGTCCCGTACCAGGGGGAAACCAGTTCATTCAGGAGCTTGGCTGGCGGTTGGAGGAGAATGCGGCCGAACTTGTCCTTGCGGCTGCCCTGACGAACGTTGCCGGCCCGCGTATCCACTGGCGGCCGGTCGAGGGACTTCCTTTGATGCACGTCGATATTCCGCACTACTCCGGGGGAAAGCACACACTTAAGCGGTTGATGGACCTTACAGTCTCGGCGTCGGCATTGCTGATCCTGTCACCGATCCTGCTGCTCCTCGCGGCCATAGTTCACTACGACAGCACCGGGCCTGTACTTTTCCGGCAGGAACGGGTTGGCAAGAGAGGCACCACCTTCCACATGCTGAAGTTCCGTTCCATGGTGGTGGACGCAGAATCCCGTTTGGAGGAACTCAACACCCAGGATGAGGGCGCGGGCGTCCTTTTCAAGATCCGCGGGGATCCACGAATCACCCGATGCGGACGGTGGATGCGTAAGTACTCCCTCGATGAGCTGCCCCAGTTCTGGAATGTCCTGGTGGGCAATATGAGCCTGGTAGGGCCCCGTCCGCCACTGGCCCGGGAAGTCAGCGGATATGAACGCAACACGCATCGTCGCCTCCTCATTAAACCCGGTATCACGGGGCTGTGGCAGATCAATGGGCGATCCGACCTGCCATGGGACGAAGCTGTTCGGCTGGATCTGTACTACGTCGAGAACTGGTCCATAGCTGGTGACCTCATGATCATGTGGCGAACTTTCAGGGCAATGATCCAACCGACCGGAGCCTACTAG
- a CDS encoding acyl-CoA dehydrogenase family protein yields the protein MSPEEILPDELLERLRGRAAGYDRNNEFFHEDLEELAAAGYLKLFVPEADGGFGLGLESVAALQQRLATAAPATALAVNMHLVWTGVAQVMAARGDSSLDFVLKEAGQGEVFAFGISEAGNDSMLFDSGTLAEPLADGSYRFTGRKIFTSLSRGWTRLGTFGKDADARDGEGELVFGFLRRDEPGHETLSDWDTLGMRASASNTTLLHGAVIPPERIFRKLPVGPGNDLLFFAIFACFETLLAAVYTGVAERAFTLGVANVKRRVSAKHGGRSYAQDPDIRWKVADAALAMDGISPQISSLARDVDNLVDHGAQWFPKLVGLKSRATENARHVVDLAIRVTGGSSYFRGSEMERLYRDVLAGIFHPSNDESAHNTVATAWLGPLED from the coding sequence ATGAGTCCCGAAGAGATCCTTCCCGATGAGCTGCTCGAACGGCTCCGTGGCCGCGCCGCAGGCTACGACCGCAATAACGAGTTCTTCCATGAAGACCTCGAAGAGCTGGCCGCCGCTGGTTACCTGAAGCTCTTCGTTCCGGAGGCCGACGGCGGTTTCGGGCTTGGGCTCGAATCGGTGGCTGCCTTGCAACAACGTCTCGCTACGGCAGCGCCCGCCACAGCATTGGCCGTCAACATGCACCTGGTATGGACCGGGGTCGCTCAGGTCATGGCCGCGCGCGGGGACTCGTCCCTGGACTTCGTGTTGAAGGAGGCGGGGCAGGGCGAGGTCTTCGCTTTTGGTATTTCCGAGGCCGGCAACGATTCCATGCTGTTCGATTCCGGCACTCTTGCCGAGCCGCTGGCTGACGGAAGCTACCGTTTCACTGGCCGTAAGATCTTCACCAGCCTCTCCCGGGGCTGGACCCGGCTGGGGACGTTCGGCAAGGATGCTGACGCCCGGGACGGCGAGGGTGAGCTCGTCTTTGGCTTTCTCCGGCGTGATGAGCCGGGCCATGAAACCCTGAGCGACTGGGACACCCTGGGAATGCGGGCCAGTGCGTCCAACACCACCCTCCTTCACGGGGCCGTGATCCCGCCGGAGCGGATCTTCCGCAAGCTGCCCGTGGGACCCGGCAATGACCTGCTGTTCTTCGCGATCTTCGCGTGCTTTGAGACCTTGCTCGCAGCCGTGTACACGGGCGTTGCCGAACGCGCGTTCACCCTTGGTGTGGCCAACGTCAAGCGCAGGGTTTCGGCAAAACATGGGGGCCGGAGCTACGCCCAGGACCCTGACATCCGCTGGAAGGTGGCTGATGCTGCCCTGGCCATGGACGGGATCTCACCGCAAATTTCTTCGCTGGCCCGGGACGTGGACAACCTGGTGGACCACGGCGCCCAGTGGTTCCCCAAACTTGTGGGACTCAAGTCCCGGGCCACGGAGAACGCACGCCACGTAGTGGACCTGGCGATTCGCGTCACGGGAGGATCCAGCTACTTCCGCGGCTCTGAGATGGAGCGGCTGTACCGCGACGTCCTGGCAGGAATCTTCCATCCTTCCAACGACGAATCCGCCCATAACACTGTGGCGACCGCCTGGTTGGGACCTCTGGAGGACTAA